In the genome of Gadus chalcogrammus isolate NIFS_2021 chromosome 21, NIFS_Gcha_1.0, whole genome shotgun sequence, one region contains:
- the LOC130374041 gene encoding spermatogenesis-associated protein 45-like, with protein sequence MPQSTQQELYEQNLRRETWCQVERNSRQSWDRPERKHFGCHLRTSRDFSSPRAAEPERRSAWTERPSAAPLAQRRHFEERAKSQLV encoded by the exons ATGCCTCAATCCACGCAACAAGAGCTGTATGAGCAGAACCTGCGCAGGGAGACGTGGTGTCAGGTGGAGAGGAACAGCAGGCAGAGTTGGGATCGTCCGGAACGGAAACACTTTGGCTGCCACCTGCGGACGAGCCGGGACTTCAGCTCTCCCCGGGCCGCAGAGCCGGAGCGGAGGTCGGCATGGACCGAGAGGCCCAGCGCCGCCCCGCTGGCCCAGAGGAGGCACTTCGAGGAGAGGG CCAAAAGTCAACTGGTGTAG